AAAGTTGTTTATATAACCCCTTCTCTTTTACTAGGTCTTGATGATTGCCTTCTTGTACTATTTCACCTTTATCCATTACTAAAACCCTGTCACAAGTTGCAGCCACTGATAGTTGGTGGCTTATCATTAAGATTGTTTTTTTACTTCTTTCTCGCATCTCATCTATTATTATTGCTGCTGTTTTATTATCAACGCTTGCTAATGCATCATCAAGTACGACAATGGGAGAATTTACTAATAATGCTCGTCCAAGTGCAGTTCTTTGTCTCTGTCCTCCACTTAGTGTAATGCCTCTTTCACCCACAATTGTTTTGAACTTTTGAGGAAAATTATTTATATCATCTATCAATCCTGCCTTTTTAGCACTTGTTTTGACTAATTCCTTTTTAGCTTTCGGGTCTCCAAAACGAAGGTTTTCGGTGATCGTGGAAGTAAATAAGAATGCTTCTTGTGGGACGATTGAAATATTTTTTCTAAGATCTCTTAATTTTATATTTTTTACATCAATATCATCTAAAAATAATTGACCGTCTGGAATTTCAATGGTTCTTCCAAGAGATTTTGCTAATGTTGTTTTACCACAACCTACAGGCCCAACTATTGCAATAAGTTCTCCAGGATAAATTGTAAAATTGAGACGATTTAATGAATTAAATTTTGATCCAGGGTACTTTATCGTTAAATCTTTTGCTTGTAATAATCCTTTTATCTTACTCTTTAAAGATTTAGTGTTTAATCCATCTACAATATGTGGATTGCTCTGAAATATTTCTTCTACACGATCTAAACTTACCTGACCGAGTTGAAAAGTATTCAATGTAAAACCTAGTAGAGCGGTCGGGAAAACAAGCCGTTCAACATAAAGAATTAAAGCTACTAAACCACCTATTGAAATGTATCCACTCTCTAGTTGATAAGTACCTAAGCCTAATAATATTAATAAAGAAATTGAGGAAATTCCTTGAAGCAATGGAAATAGAGTACTTGCTGTTCTTGCAAGTTTTATTGCCGCATTTCGATAAGAATTATTATGTATATTAAATTCTTTCTTTTCTGCATTTTCTTGCGCATAAATTTTTATAGCGCTTATGCCAGAAAGATCTTCTTGTATTAGATCACTAAGTTTGGATAGGGATTCTTGTTGAGCTTTTCTTTGACTTACCATTCTACCGCCAAATAAACTAACAATCCCTAGTATTAATGGGAATATCATTAAAGCGGATATTGTTAGTGTTTTGTTAATCGAAAACATCGATGGAATAGTGAATGAATAAGCTAAAACAATGTTACATAGACTTAAAACAGTGAAACCTAAAAGTCTTCTTATGTTTTCAACATCACTTGTGGCCCTACTGATAATGTCTCCACTTCCTTTTTTTTGTATCCATTCTGGGTCTTGGATAAGTAAATGATCGAAAAGTTTCTGACGAAGATTTACTTCAACTTTTCTGCCTATCCCGAAGACAATCTGTCTCGAAGCCAATCTTATTAAACCCATACATGTAGCTAAAAAGATTAACCATAAAGATTTAGAAATTATAAAGTCTGAAGAAAAACCAGTTTGTAATTGGTCTATTATATTTTTTACTTCTAATGGTATTACAACACTTAATATGTTAACCACCAAGAGTGCTAATGCTCCATATAGAAATTCTTTTTTGTATGGTCTTAGGTATTTCGATATTACTTTTAACTTTAGATTTTTCATTTAATTTTACCGATATGATTAAGATAATGTTTCATTTTTAAATATGTGAGCTAATTTTATAAATGATTCAGTATTTTTTTATGAGTAACGAACAAACTCATCCATTACATGCAACAGATAAGAATATTATAGATTCTCTTATTATCAAAGAAAAACCAGAAGAGATTGACTTTATTAATTTAGCAAGATTAATAAATCGTTATACTAATTTTCCCGGTGAAATTGAA
This window of the Prochlorococcus sp. MIT 1314 genome carries:
- a CDS encoding ABC transporter ATP-binding protein, with product MKNLKLKVISKYLRPYKKEFLYGALALLVVNILSVVIPLEVKNIIDQLQTGFSSDFIISKSLWLIFLATCMGLIRLASRQIVFGIGRKVEVNLRQKLFDHLLIQDPEWIQKKGSGDIISRATSDVENIRRLLGFTVLSLCNIVLAYSFTIPSMFSINKTLTISALMIFPLILGIVSLFGGRMVSQRKAQQESLSKLSDLIQEDLSGISAIKIYAQENAEKKEFNIHNNSYRNAAIKLARTASTLFPLLQGISSISLLILLGLGTYQLESGYISIGGLVALILYVERLVFPTALLGFTLNTFQLGQVSLDRVEEIFQSNPHIVDGLNTKSLKSKIKGLLQAKDLTIKYPGSKFNSLNRLNFTIYPGELIAIVGPVGCGKTTLAKSLGRTIEIPDGQLFLDDIDVKNIKLRDLRKNISIVPQEAFLFTSTITENLRFGDPKAKKELVKTSAKKAGLIDDINNFPQKFKTIVGERGITLSGGQRQRTALGRALLVNSPIVVLDDALASVDNKTAAIIIDEMRERSKKTILMISHQLSVAATCDRVLVMDKGEIVQEGNHQDLVKEKGLYKQLWERELATKIVNS
- a CDS encoding DUF3288 family protein; translation: MSNEQTHPLHATDKNIIDSLIIKEKPEEIDFINLARLINRYTNFPGEIEIKNDIEKILKFWKTTKNDLFTKTKNIWSKSFRPSNTNKDLVGSGFDTSN